The following are encoded together in the Oceanobacillus zhaokaii genome:
- the menD gene encoding 2-succinyl-5-enolpyruvyl-6-hydroxy-3-cyclohexene-1-carboxylic-acid synthase, translated as MEHTEILTRYTANFVDELVKSGITDVVISPGSRSTPLALTFTEHPSIKEWVIIDERSAAFFALGIAKQTKQAVALICTSGTAAANYFPAIVESHYSRVPLIVITADRPHELRGVGAPQAIEQVKLYGDYVKEFHEMALPEGTPEMLNYVRNKAAHAVYIAQEGNPGPVHLNFPLREPLNPDFSLEAIWEPTGYGNYERIYQESLDGRKRLTTTQIQLLIEKLQSKKKGVIVCGPQVDDDFADAITALAAKWGLPILADPLSQVRSGKHDKNNIIESYDAFLRNATIRKQLKPEFIIRFGAMPVSKAYLFYLKENKDVMQFTIENSAGYREPTGNITEFIFADAVSLCKDLLSQSPEIGFDEKWLQAWQDMNHIAKKHLLADVEDKITEGEAVRALVDVTPESSSVYVANSMPIRDFDTFMLTTDKSFTVLANRGANGIDGLLSSGIGAATAGNPVTIVSGDLSFFHDMNGLLAAKHYQLNVTILLINNNGGGIFSFLSQANDKKHFEALFGTPLNIDFKHAVNMYGGKYILAKTEAELKELLKKSYQENGLHVIEIQTDRTDNVDWHRGKWLAIEQEILKGKE; from the coding sequence ATGGAACATACTGAAATACTAACGAGATATACAGCTAATTTTGTTGATGAACTCGTTAAAAGTGGAATAACAGATGTAGTGATCTCACCAGGCTCTAGGTCGACTCCGCTTGCATTAACATTTACAGAACATCCCTCAATAAAGGAATGGGTCATTATTGACGAACGTTCAGCGGCATTTTTTGCATTGGGAATTGCAAAACAAACGAAACAGGCGGTTGCACTTATATGTACTTCCGGTACTGCAGCAGCAAATTATTTTCCTGCGATAGTAGAATCACATTATAGCAGGGTGCCATTAATTGTAATCACTGCTGATCGTCCTCATGAATTACGTGGTGTGGGTGCACCACAGGCGATTGAGCAAGTGAAGCTTTATGGTGATTACGTAAAAGAATTTCATGAGATGGCGCTACCTGAAGGAACACCTGAAATGTTAAACTATGTGCGGAATAAGGCTGCACATGCTGTTTATATCGCACAGGAAGGAAATCCGGGTCCAGTCCATCTTAATTTTCCACTCCGTGAACCACTTAATCCTGACTTCTCATTAGAAGCGATTTGGGAGCCAACAGGTTACGGTAATTATGAACGAATTTATCAAGAATCACTAGATGGAAGAAAACGACTCACAACAACACAAATACAATTACTCATTGAAAAATTACAGTCGAAGAAAAAAGGTGTTATCGTCTGTGGCCCGCAAGTAGATGATGATTTTGCAGACGCAATCACTGCACTTGCAGCAAAATGGGGGCTGCCTATTTTGGCAGATCCATTATCACAGGTCCGATCAGGTAAGCATGATAAAAATAATATCATTGAAAGCTATGATGCCTTTTTAAGAAATGCAACGATACGCAAGCAGTTAAAACCAGAATTCATTATTCGATTTGGTGCGATGCCTGTATCTAAGGCGTATCTTTTCTACCTTAAAGAGAATAAGGATGTAATGCAATTTACGATTGAAAATAGTGCTGGATACCGTGAACCAACAGGTAATATTACAGAGTTTATTTTCGCTGATGCAGTATCATTGTGTAAGGATTTACTCTCACAATCTCCAGAAATTGGGTTCGATGAGAAATGGCTACAAGCTTGGCAGGATATGAATCATATCGCTAAAAAACATTTGCTGGCCGATGTCGAGGATAAGATTACTGAGGGAGAAGCTGTACGAGCACTTGTAGATGTTACTCCAGAAAGTAGTAGCGTATATGTTGCCAACAGTATGCCAATTCGTGATTTTGACACGTTTATGCTAACGACGGACAAGTCATTTACAGTACTTGCAAATCGTGGGGCCAACGGAATCGATGGTCTCCTTTCAAGCGGTATTGGAGCTGCAACAGCAGGGAATCCAGTGACTATTGTTAGTGGTGACTTGTCGTTTTTCCATGATATGAATGGGTTACTGGCTGCCAAACATTATCAATTAAATGTTACAATATTATTAATCAACAATAATGGAGGAGGAATCTTCTCATTCCTCTCACAGGCAAATGATAAAAAGCATTTCGAAGCATTATTTGGCACGCCGCTGAATATCGACTTCAAGCATGCTGTGAATATGTATGGTGGGAAATATATTCTTGCTAAGACAGAAGCAGAACTGAAAGAATTGCTTAAGAAGAGCTATCAGGAAAATGGCTTACATGTGATTGAAATTCAAACAGATCGCACAGATAATGTTGACTGGCATCGAGGGAAATGGTTGGCGATTGAACAAGAAATTCTGAAAGGCAAGGAATAA
- a CDS encoding isochorismate synthase, translating to MIDIKEVQAEALFAKVIQGLHNNEDAQLVSITKKIQTIDALDFYRRARYMGRNRTFWTNSNRSLFLVGIGEAYEIIADQSRFKETKQQWDNLLKQATIHNPYQLPGTGVIALGGMSFDPKKETTELWKHFKPSQFTIPEFQLTNYQGESYYTINVFVKKNDHPSQLAATIRQIEQTLFQASQVEAESFSIEKKVEIDPEGWKESVRVATSEIRNKKAEKIVLAREVRLSFDKQPESSVIIDKLLDTQANSYIFAFEKNSHCFIGATPERLVKVEQDRLLSTCLAGTAPRGKTKAEDERISYGLLHDQKNRQEHDFVVQMIKLAIKDYCTDLVIPGEPIVYPLKNLQHLYTPVTAKLKAGHSIFDIIEQLHPTPAVGGTPRDESLAFIRENELLDRGWYGAPIGWLDSNQNGEFAVAIRSGLIHGDMASLFAGCGVVKDSNPEAEYEETNIKLMPMLSVLGG from the coding sequence ATGATTGATATAAAGGAAGTACAGGCTGAAGCATTGTTCGCTAAGGTAATCCAAGGATTGCATAACAATGAAGATGCCCAACTTGTTAGTATTACAAAGAAAATACAAACGATAGATGCCCTGGATTTTTATAGACGGGCTAGATATATGGGTAGGAATCGAACGTTTTGGACAAACTCAAACCGAAGTTTGTTTTTAGTTGGGATTGGAGAAGCATATGAGATTATTGCTGATCAGTCGAGGTTCAAAGAAACGAAGCAGCAATGGGATAATTTATTAAAGCAGGCAACTATTCATAACCCTTATCAGCTGCCTGGTACTGGAGTAATTGCACTCGGTGGCATGTCCTTTGATCCAAAGAAGGAAACAACCGAATTATGGAAGCATTTTAAACCAAGCCAATTTACGATTCCTGAGTTTCAATTAACGAATTATCAAGGGGAATCCTATTATACGATTAATGTTTTCGTGAAAAAGAATGATCATCCAAGCCAATTGGCAGCAACAATTCGCCAAATCGAGCAAACACTTTTTCAAGCAAGTCAAGTTGAAGCAGAATCATTTTCGATAGAAAAAAAGGTGGAAATTGATCCTGAAGGTTGGAAAGAAAGTGTCCGTGTCGCAACAAGTGAAATTCGTAACAAGAAGGCAGAGAAAATTGTTTTGGCGCGTGAAGTACGTTTATCTTTTGATAAGCAGCCGGAAAGCAGTGTTATAATAGATAAGCTTTTGGACACGCAAGCAAATAGTTATATCTTTGCATTTGAAAAGAATAGTCATTGTTTTATTGGTGCTACACCAGAAAGATTAGTAAAAGTAGAGCAGGACAGGCTTCTTTCAACATGTCTGGCTGGAACAGCACCGAGAGGTAAGACAAAAGCAGAGGATGAACGAATCAGCTATGGGCTCTTGCATGATCAAAAGAATCGCCAAGAACATGACTTTGTAGTGCAAATGATTAAGCTGGCAATCAAGGATTATTGCACAGACCTCGTGATTCCAGGTGAACCAATCGTTTATCCACTGAAAAATTTACAACATTTATACACACCTGTTACAGCCAAGCTGAAGGCAGGACACAGTATTTTTGATATTATTGAGCAGTTACATCCAACACCTGCCGTAGGTGGAACTCCGCGCGACGAGTCACTCGCATTCATTAGAGAAAATGAATTGCTCGACCGAGGTTGGTACGGAGCGCCGATAGGATGGTTGGATAGTAATCAAAACGGAGAATTCGCAGTGGCTATACGCTCCGGATTAATTCATGGTGATATGGCATCCTTATTTGCAGGCTGCGGGGTTGTGAAGGATTCAAATCCTGAAGCAGAATATGAAGAAACGAACATTAAGTTGATGCCAATGCTATCAGTTTTAGGGGGATAA
- a CDS encoding 1,4-dihydroxy-2-naphthoate polyprenyltransferase produces MQSTQKVNVKEALNERDGFHIWWRLIRPHTLTASFIPVFTGTMIAYIDGSINWLLFLAMLVASLLIQSATNMFNEYYDYARGLDTDESVGISGTIVRDGIEPIKIRNIAFIFYGISILIGFYICMASSWWIAVIGLICMAFGYLYTGGPLPISYTPLGELFSGVLMGSVIIGITYFIQTGTITATMIWISIPITIFIGSINLSNNIRDRDGDKIGGRKTIPVLIGREKAITFLATLFIIAYSLTAIYIIVGILPIWSLLTFLSAIKAISVIKNFRGKTEPLEMMPAMKATGITNTIYGFLLAISLLISKLV; encoded by the coding sequence ATGCAGTCAACACAAAAAGTAAATGTTAAAGAAGCCTTAAATGAAAGAGATGGCTTTCATATTTGGTGGCGTTTGATCCGCCCTCATACACTAACTGCATCATTTATACCCGTTTTTACTGGTACAATGATTGCTTATATTGATGGTTCCATCAATTGGTTATTATTCCTCGCCATGCTAGTCGCTTCTTTGCTAATCCAATCGGCAACGAATATGTTTAACGAATACTATGATTATGCAAGAGGATTAGATACAGATGAATCTGTTGGAATTAGCGGCACAATCGTTCGAGATGGAATCGAACCGATTAAAATTCGAAATATCGCATTTATCTTTTATGGCATCTCTATTTTAATCGGTTTCTATATTTGTATGGCATCCAGTTGGTGGATTGCCGTTATCGGACTTATTTGTATGGCATTTGGTTATTTATATACAGGTGGGCCGCTTCCCATTTCTTATACCCCACTAGGAGAGCTTTTCTCCGGTGTATTAATGGGGTCCGTCATTATTGGAATTACGTATTTCATTCAAACTGGTACAATAACAGCTACAATGATTTGGATTTCCATTCCAATCACAATCTTTATCGGCAGTATCAATTTATCGAATAATATTCGTGACCGTGATGGCGATAAGATAGGTGGCCGCAAAACCATCCCGGTATTAATTGGTCGAGAAAAAGCGATAACCTTTTTAGCAACATTATTTATTATCGCATATTCACTAACAGCAATTTATATTATTGTCGGCATCCTGCCAATTTGGTCGCTGCTTACCTTCCTAAGTGCTATAAAGGCTATAAGTGTAATTAAAAACTTCCGTGGGAAAACAGAGCCGCTGGAAATGATGCCTGCAATGAAGGCAACAGGGATTACCAATACGATTTATGGTTTCTTATTAGCGATTTCATTATTAATTAGTAAATTAGTGTAA
- a CDS encoding hotdog fold thioesterase has translation MNFENTLLGSLGIEVVSVDKELVVLTMPVDERTFQPAGFLHGGANVALAETAASIGAAAYVDLEEKSVFGIEINANHVKSKRDGIVTAMATPLHAGKTTMVWEINITDEEGNLICISRCTIGIVPKRKEK, from the coding sequence ATGAATTTCGAAAATACATTATTGGGCTCACTCGGAATCGAGGTCGTATCAGTCGATAAAGAATTAGTCGTCTTAACGATGCCTGTTGATGAACGAACCTTCCAGCCTGCTGGGTTCTTGCACGGTGGTGCGAATGTTGCTCTAGCAGAAACAGCAGCAAGCATCGGTGCTGCAGCATACGTTGACCTGGAAGAAAAAAGTGTATTTGGAATAGAAATAAATGCGAATCACGTTAAAAGTAAACGGGATGGCATTGTAACAGCCATGGCAACCCCACTTCACGCTGGAAAAACTACGATGGTGTGGGAAATTAACATAACGGATGAAGAAGGCAATCTAATTTGCATCTCTAGGTGTACGATTGGAATTGTTCCGAAAAGAAAAGAAAAGTAG
- a CDS encoding ECF transporter S component gives MQKTSMQSSNLLKLIILALLGTISLVLFFLNFPLPFLPAYLKIDFSEVPAIMAGLIFSPMAGIIVVAIKNLLYLAISGAGDPIGVAANFLAGLMFVVPVSMIYHKFKKGTKSVVSGLVTGTVIMAIGMSVLNYFVILPAYGWFMGWEMTDQVIWASVIAGVLPFNVIKGIVVALLFVPLFIKMRRWIEQKQVSLT, from the coding sequence ATGCAAAAAACAAGCATGCAGTCATCAAATTTATTAAAACTTATTATTTTAGCACTACTAGGGACAATTTCACTCGTATTATTTTTCTTGAATTTCCCATTACCATTTCTACCCGCCTACTTAAAAATAGATTTTAGTGAGGTGCCAGCAATAATGGCAGGGTTGATTTTCTCGCCAATGGCAGGAATAATTGTTGTTGCTATTAAAAATTTACTCTATCTAGCTATATCTGGTGCGGGTGACCCAATCGGTGTTGCAGCTAATTTCCTAGCAGGATTGATGTTTGTTGTACCTGTTTCAATGATTTATCATAAATTTAAAAAAGGTACAAAGAGCGTTGTATCTGGCTTAGTAACAGGAACGGTTATTATGGCAATAGGAATGAGTGTACTGAATTATTTCGTCATTTTACCAGCGTATGGATGGTTCATGGGATGGGAAATGACTGATCAAGTTATTTGGGCTTCAGTAATTGCGGGTGTTCTGCCATTTAATGTGATTAAAGGGATAGTTGTGGCGTTATTGTTTGTGCCTTTATTCATCAAAATGCGTCGTTGGATTGAACAAAAACAAGTGTCGTTAACATAG
- a CDS encoding S8 family serine peptidase: MKAFSLAATFLMTFSLLTPSISLAESNGSTQSSKLHHSLNDSNKRVESKVSKTLLSSFKENERETFIIKFSEKADSAKVAAEAKKSAENAKLSVQKQEHIQRSAVIAELKEVSLESQANVMTYLEQEQKEGNVDDFHSYHIVNGIAVTATKEVAEKIATFTEVEKILPNETRELYTTVSKDAKTPKSETANIEWNVERVGAPAVWNMGIDGTSIVVASIDTGVDHDHPGLAEKYRGYDAATGEVDHTYSWFDATVGQGTPYDDQGHGTHVTGTMVGSEADGSNQVGVAPGATFISARAFTAAGGTDADLLEAAEWILAPGGDVTKAPDVVNNSWGGGPGLDEWYRDVVISWRAAEIFPEFSAGNTTLFNPGGPGSIATPANYPESFATGATDSNDSLANFSLEGPSPYEGDIKPDISAPGVNIRSTVPGGGYEGGWNGTSMAGPAVSAVVALLKQVDSSLTVDEIEEILYATATPLTDREYAESPNMGFGYGLVNAYDAVSSIVSGLGTLEGQVSKDGEDTEAPTFEHAAPTETYAGMNLDLTIQAADNVSVSSVEVNYEASNGEAKTVAATRVSGDYKNGEYTATIPGEDVAVDSFTYAIKVNDFGNNEVTSENYVVAVAAGITVGYGTDFETAPSGWTIFGENSSWERGIPTTGPGNAASGEYVYATNPAGNYNSNENSTLMMPPIDLPDGNSYLQFNHWYNLERNWDYGHVFISTDQENWTQLLRITDVNNGWQSAEINLSDYAGQRVYIGFNLDTDGSVVRTGWYIDDVALSDTSQGTAKSLGKANAKSKSNANLGVEKESSTALKGKKVEPGKIVPVQPIKEKSPIKGDAIAPALLPIGAQVSVLESGRTVNTNPANGSYSLLHAAGDFTVQAEAYGYHPVTQEVTIENDQTATANFTLEEIDKYTVSGTITDEATGEAVEGATVLLVEDANVEPAATDASGNYSLTAYEGSYTLKVLARGYHGKEVEVNLDGADAAIDVSLEPFYTVPGGEIGYDDGTAENARAFYDAGNGWAVKMSLPEGKDSAVVTEGVFQFHDADWPVPGGTAFAVEVWDASGPEGAPGKKLAGPIDAEATRNLAEWTVVDLTEHAIQVDGDFYMVYIQKGVNTSAPGLATDENGPNAERSYQVVAGAWSKSPVAEGNYMIRARVAYGVEDPVITSPAEEFATNETALTVEGKASATTTLQLLNNGEEIGTSEVGDNGTFSLPIELTEGANELQAVTLMNGVTVGESETVTVTLDTKKPELTIDSPKNGDKLKRETVTVEGTVSDANLNWVKVNGQKTTVTDGKYSKRIILENGANEIKVVAQDTAGNNVNKKITVEADYEAPEIENLTPAEDKNLKSGETVKIEFDSEADLKATFVIHMPLTNTVQNATELPMMETADGHYVGYWTATSNAHAKGAVIEVKAVDSFGNETRAQAKGKLFINVE, translated from the coding sequence ATGAAAGCATTTAGCCTTGCCGCTACATTTTTAATGACATTTTCTTTACTTACACCTAGTATTTCGCTTGCAGAGTCGAATGGCTCGACACAATCTTCTAAGCTGCACCATTCATTAAATGATTCAAATAAGCGAGTAGAGTCAAAAGTAAGCAAAACGTTACTTTCGTCATTTAAAGAAAATGAAAGAGAAACCTTCATAATAAAATTTAGCGAAAAAGCGGATTCAGCAAAGGTCGCAGCAGAAGCGAAGAAAAGTGCTGAAAATGCAAAACTTTCCGTACAAAAGCAAGAACATATTCAACGTTCAGCAGTTATCGCTGAGCTGAAGGAAGTTTCTCTTGAATCACAAGCTAATGTGATGACTTATTTGGAGCAAGAACAAAAAGAAGGGAATGTAGATGATTTTCATTCCTATCATATCGTAAATGGTATCGCTGTCACTGCAACAAAAGAAGTTGCAGAGAAAATAGCGACATTTACAGAAGTTGAAAAGATTTTACCAAATGAAACGAGAGAATTGTATACAACGGTATCCAAGGATGCGAAAACTCCAAAATCAGAGACTGCTAATATTGAATGGAATGTGGAGCGAGTAGGCGCACCAGCAGTCTGGAACATGGGGATTGATGGTACAAGTATTGTTGTAGCAAGTATTGATACAGGTGTTGATCACGATCATCCAGGACTTGCAGAAAAATATCGTGGTTATGATGCTGCGACTGGTGAGGTAGATCATACGTATAGCTGGTTCGATGCAACAGTAGGCCAAGGTACGCCATATGACGATCAAGGACATGGGACGCATGTTACAGGTACAATGGTCGGCAGTGAAGCCGATGGTTCGAACCAGGTTGGTGTAGCTCCAGGTGCCACCTTTATCTCTGCTCGTGCGTTTACAGCAGCAGGTGGAACAGATGCAGATTTGCTGGAGGCAGCAGAATGGATTTTAGCACCCGGTGGCGATGTAACGAAGGCACCAGATGTTGTTAATAACTCTTGGGGTGGTGGACCAGGTCTTGATGAGTGGTACCGTGATGTTGTAATCAGCTGGCGAGCAGCTGAAATTTTCCCGGAGTTCTCTGCAGGTAATACAACATTATTTAACCCAGGTGGTCCAGGATCAATTGCGACACCTGCAAACTATCCAGAATCATTTGCTACAGGAGCAACGGATAGTAATGATTCACTAGCAAACTTCTCGCTTGAGGGGCCTTCACCATATGAAGGAGATATAAAACCAGACATATCAGCACCCGGTGTGAACATTCGTTCAACTGTTCCTGGTGGAGGATATGAAGGTGGCTGGAATGGAACGTCAATGGCGGGACCAGCAGTTTCAGCAGTAGTTGCTTTATTGAAACAAGTGGATTCAAGCTTGACCGTAGACGAAATTGAAGAAATTTTATATGCAACTGCAACACCACTAACCGATAGGGAATACGCAGAATCTCCTAATATGGGGTTTGGTTACGGGTTAGTTAATGCTTATGATGCTGTTTCTTCTATCGTATCGGGTCTTGGAACATTAGAAGGGCAGGTTTCGAAGGATGGAGAAGATACGGAGGCTCCAACATTTGAGCATGCTGCGCCAACAGAAACGTATGCAGGCATGAATTTAGATTTAACTATTCAGGCTGCAGATAATGTAAGCGTTTCATCTGTTGAAGTGAATTACGAAGCTTCAAATGGGGAAGCAAAGACAGTTGCTGCAACTCGTGTTTCTGGTGATTATAAGAATGGGGAGTACACTGCAACGATTCCTGGTGAGGACGTCGCAGTGGATTCATTCACCTATGCTATTAAAGTGAATGATTTTGGTAACAACGAGGTTACTAGTGAAAATTATGTTGTTGCAGTAGCGGCTGGTATTACGGTTGGCTACGGTACTGATTTTGAAACAGCACCATCAGGCTGGACGATTTTCGGTGAGAACAGCAGTTGGGAACGTGGCATACCGACAACAGGTCCGGGAAATGCTGCATCAGGTGAGTATGTGTATGCAACGAACCCTGCTGGAAACTATAATTCGAACGAAAACTCAACTTTAATGATGCCACCAATTGACCTTCCAGATGGGAATTCATATTTACAGTTCAATCATTGGTATAATCTTGAACGAAATTGGGATTATGGGCATGTATTTATTTCTACAGATCAGGAGAATTGGACACAGCTTTTACGTATTACAGATGTAAATAATGGCTGGCAAAGCGCTGAAATTAATCTATCAGACTATGCGGGTCAGCGTGTTTATATCGGCTTTAATCTAGATACGGATGGCAGTGTAGTTAGAACTGGCTGGTATATTGATGATGTAGCATTATCCGATACATCGCAAGGTACAGCTAAGTCTTTAGGAAAAGCAAATGCCAAGAGCAAGTCGAATGCTAATTTAGGTGTTGAAAAAGAAAGCAGTACAGCATTAAAAGGGAAGAAAGTAGAACCAGGAAAAATCGTGCCAGTACAGCCGATCAAGGAAAAATCTCCTATTAAAGGGGATGCTATCGCACCAGCACTATTACCAATTGGTGCACAGGTAAGCGTGCTTGAAAGCGGCAGAACAGTAAACACAAATCCTGCAAATGGAAGCTATTCATTACTGCACGCTGCAGGTGATTTCACAGTCCAAGCAGAAGCATACGGATATCATCCAGTTACACAGGAAGTAACGATTGAAAATGATCAAACGGCAACAGCTAATTTTACATTAGAGGAAATTGACAAATATACTGTAAGTGGAACAATAACGGATGAAGCTACTGGGGAAGCGGTAGAAGGTGCAACAGTTCTGCTTGTAGAAGACGCGAATGTTGAACCAGCTGCAACGGACGCATCCGGTAACTATTCATTGACTGCATATGAAGGGTCATACACATTAAAGGTTCTAGCAAGAGGCTACCATGGTAAAGAGGTAGAGGTGAATCTTGATGGAGCAGATGCTGCAATCGATGTTTCTCTTGAACCATTCTATACTGTTCCAGGTGGAGAAATCGGTTATGACGATGGAACCGCCGAAAATGCACGTGCATTTTACGATGCAGGTAACGGTTGGGCAGTTAAAATGTCATTGCCAGAGGGCAAGGATAGTGCGGTTGTAACAGAAGGTGTATTCCAATTCCACGATGCTGACTGGCCAGTACCAGGTGGAACAGCATTCGCAGTAGAGGTTTGGGATGCATCTGGACCTGAGGGAGCGCCAGGGAAGAAGCTAGCTGGTCCGATTGATGCAGAAGCAACGAGAAACTTGGCAGAGTGGACAGTTGTAGATCTCACGGAACATGCTATCCAAGTAGATGGTGACTTCTATATGGTTTATATCCAAAAAGGAGTAAACACGAGTGCACCAGGTTTAGCTACGGATGAGAATGGACCAAATGCCGAGCGTAGTTACCAAGTAGTTGCCGGAGCATGGTCGAAGTCACCAGTAGCAGAAGGGAACTATATGATTCGTGCTCGTGTTGCTTATGGTGTAGAGGACCCAGTTATCACTTCACCTGCTGAAGAATTTGCTACTAATGAAACAGCACTTACGGTTGAAGGAAAGGCATCCGCAACAACCACATTGCAATTACTGAATAATGGGGAAGAAATCGGAACTTCTGAAGTTGGTGATAACGGTACATTCTCATTACCGATCGAATTGACTGAAGGAGCCAATGAGCTTCAAGCTGTCACGCTGATGAATGGTGTCACAGTAGGAGAGTCCGAAACAGTTACCGTTACACTTGATACTAAGAAGCCAGAGCTCACAATTGACAGTCCGAAAAATGGAGATAAATTGAAACGAGAAACGGTAACAGTAGAAGGAACGGTAAGTGATGCAAACCTAAATTGGGTTAAGGTAAATGGCCAAAAAACAACTGTCACTGATGGTAAATATTCAAAACGGATCATTTTAGAAAATGGTGCTAACGAAATAAAAGTAGTTGCTCAAGACACTGCAGGAAATAATGTGAATAAGAAGATAACAGTTGAAGCAGATTATGAAGCACCAGAAATTGAAAACCTGACGCCAGCAGAGGATAAAAATCTTAAATCCGGCGAGACCGTGAAAATTGAATTTGATAGTGAAGCAGATCTTAAAGCAACCTTCGTTATCCATATGCCATTGACAAATACAGTTCAGAATGCGACAGAACTGCCAATGATGGAAACGGCTGATGGACATTATGTGGGTTACTGGACAGCAACAAGTAATGCACATGCAAAGGGAGCAGTAATTGAAGTGAAAGCAGTTGACAGCTTTGGCAATGAAACACGCGCACAAGCAAAGGGAAAATTATTTATTAATGTAGAATGA